The following are encoded in a window of Salmo trutta chromosome 27, fSalTru1.1, whole genome shotgun sequence genomic DNA:
- the malt1 gene encoding mucosa-associated lymphoid tissue lymphoma translocation protein 1 isoform X1 yields the protein MSDSSDRSLNLHFLKEPVLRKLCEVLDKTNSKGWRKLGEMVGNDRRFRVSSDEMEMCSLKVLELEGSPSRVLLRLMGDRGCTLGHLVDLLQTMGHTEALQCVKPPGIQILIQPQSVAIIVGHNLRLSCYAVGKAGVQFQWFKTKEEVHNSSSPDLVISPVQLTDAGFYICRVNCGDSFEFSQWAQVDVLNVATSYGLGSHSLEGRLKVVIQPQGQRLLVGDSLQLECGAVGRPIPRYQWHRNGVPLHFPEASKRRLTIPYLLLEHHGKYRCEICINNERTWTNEVDVLVGPRISVQFSGAMECSEDDVFAFGAGVNELILNSNQEPPYATDKVALLIGNLSYRNHPQLKAPMVDVYDLTNLLRQLNFKVVSLLDLTESEMRNAVDEFLLLLHKGVYGLLYYAGHGYENYGNSFMVPVDAPNPYHSANCLCVQSILKLMQEKETGLNVFLLDMCRKRNIHDDTTPNIPLRVTANIVFGYATCQDAEAFELSSSGFTNGVFVKFLKKRLLEDEKITVLLDRVAEDMGQFDATKGKQALEIRSSLSERRALTDPVLPGDSSDMALAHNRQWAKAHELPESMSLDFDCGAQIKLGFAAEFSNVLVIYTHIVKKPEDMFFCQAHVTNFSPDLDVDPKEMNRETPEETGIYLLSSSLPQHCLYTRLSSLQKLRDPLGFTVCLQGSFKAMDELVDWTTDVNIGKPLIARLDLYRTMRRNSCLQTCPMPHSPCHSPRAEHLHHHPQDLLSPHCSSPYLDVCEPLQGAVGGSGCVSSTLYDNCSFSRYGCTSSDSPGRASIPIETTDDINELQTVFINSLQFNHQ from the exons ATGTCGGATTCATCTGACCGGTCTTTAAACTTACATTTTCTGAAAGAACCTGTCTTGAGGAAACTGTGTGAGGTTCTGGATAAAACCAACAGTAAAGGATGGCGTAAACTCGGGGAGATGGTCGGCAATGACCGGCGTTTTAGGGTGAG TTCAGATGAGATGGAGATGTGCTCTCTGAAGGTGTTGGAGCTGGAGGGCAGCCCCAGCCGCGTGCTGCTCAGGCTCATGGGAGACAGAGGGTGCACACTGGGCCATCTGGTAGACTTACTACAAACCATGGGCCATACAGAGGCCCTACAGTGTGTCAAACCACCAG GTATCCAGATCCTCATTCAGCCCCAATCTGTGGCTATAATAGTGGGACACAACCTGCGACTCAGCTGTTATGCTGTGGGAAAGGCTGGTGTTCAATTCCAGTGGTTCAAAACCAAGGAGGAG GTACACAACAGTTCTTCTCCAGACCTGGTGATTAGCCCAGTCCAACTGACAGACGCAGGCTTCTACATCTGCAGGGTTAATTGTGGAGACTCCTTTGAGTTCAGCCAGTGGGCTCAGGTGGATGTCCTGAATGTTGCAACATCTTATG GGTTGGGGTCCCACTCGTTAGAGGGCAGGCTGAAGGTGGTGATCCAGCCCCAGGGccagagactgctggtgggggactcTCTGCAGCTGGAGTGTGGGGCGGTAGGGAGGCCTATCCCCCGCTACCAGTGGCACAGGAACGGGGTGCCCCTTCACTTTCCAGAGGCCTCCAAGAGGAGACTCACG ATTCCGTATCTGCTGCTGGAACATCATGGAAAGTATCGCTGTGAGATTTGTATTAACAACGAAAGGACGTGGACGAATGAAGTAGACGTTCTAGTGG GACCAAGGATATCTGTCCAGTTTTCAGGGGCAATGGAGTGTTCTGAAG ATGATGTTTTTGCTTTTGGAGCTG GTGTCAATGAACTAATCCTGAACAGCAATCAAGAACCACCTTATG CGACGGATAAAGTGGCCCTGCTAATCGGGAACCTCTCGTACCGGAACCACCCCCAGCTCAAGGCGCCAATGGTAGATGTGTATGATCTCACCAACCTCCTGCGCCAGCTCAACTTCAAGGTAGTATCGCTGCTGGATCTCACCGAGTCAGAGATGCGCAACGCCGTGGACGAGTTTCTGCTCTTACTTCACAAGGGTGTCTATG GTTTGCTGTACTATGCTGGACATGGTTATGAGAACTATGGCAACAGCTTCATGGTACCGGTGGATGCTCCAAACCCCTACCACTCAGCCAACTGCCTGTGTGTGCAGAGCATCCTCAAACTGATGCAGGAGAAGGAGACAGGCCTGAATGTGTTCCTGCTGGATATGTGCAGGAAGCG AAATATTCATGATGATACAACCCCGAACATACCATTGAGGGTCACAGCTAACATTGTCTTTGGATATGCAAC CTGCCAAGATGCAGAAGCGTTTGAGCTGAGCTCTAGTGGATTCACTAACGGTGTCTTCGTCAAGTTTCTGAAGAAACGTCTTCTGGAGGATGAGAAGATCACTGTGTTGCTGGACAGAGTGGCTGAGG ACATGGGCCAGTTCGATGCCACTAAGGGGAAGCAGGCTCTGGAGATCCGCAGCAGCCTATCAGAGAGGAGGGCTCTGACTGACCCTGTACTGCCTGGTGACAGCTCTGACATGGCCCTGGCTCACAACCGTCAGTGGGCCAAGGCTCACG AACTGCCTGAGAGTATGTCTCTGGACTTTGACTGTGGGGCTCAGATCAAGCTGGGCTTCGCTGCAGAGTTCTCCAACGTGCTGGTCATTTATACCCACATCGTGAAGAAACCAGAGGACATGTTCTTCTGCCAGGCTCACGTCACCAACTTCTCCCCG GACCTTGACGTTGACCCCAAAGAGATGAACAGGGAGACACCAGAGGAGACTGGCATCTACCTGCTCTCCAGCAGTCTTCCCCAGCACTGCCTGTACACACGCCTCAGCTCTCTACAGAAGCTCAGG GATCCGCTGGGGTTTACAGTTTGTCTACAGGGCTCTTTCAAGGCCATGGATGAGCTGGTGGACTGGACCACTGACGTCAACATCGGCAAGCCCCTGATCGCCAGACTAGACCTGTACCGCACCATGAGGAGGAACAGCTGCCTGCAGACCTGCCCCATGCCCCACAGCCCCTGCCATAGCCCCAGAGCCgagcacctccaccaccacccccaagACCTTCTCTCCCCACACTGCTCCAGCCCTTACCTGGATGTGTGCGAGCCTTTACAGGGAGCTGTGGGAGGCTCAGGTTGTGTGAGCTCCACTCTGTATGACAACTGTAGCTTCTCTCGCTATGGCTGTACTAGTAGTGACTCCCCTGGAAGAGCCAGCATTCCCATAGAGACCACGGATGACATAAATGAGCTGCAGACAGTCTTCATTAATAGCCTGCAGTTTAACCACCAGTGA
- the malt1 gene encoding mucosa-associated lymphoid tissue lymphoma translocation protein 1 isoform X2, whose translation MSDSSDRSLNLHFLKEPVLRKLCEVLDKTNSKGWRKLGEMVGNDRRFRVSSDEMEMCSLKVLELEGSPSRVLLRLMGDRGCTLGHLVDLLQTMGHTEALQCVKPPGIQILIQPQSVAIIVGHNLRLSCYAVGKAGVQFQWFKTKEEVHNSSSPDLVISPVQLTDAGFYICRVNCGDSFEFSQWAQVDVLNVATSYGLGSHSLEGRLKVVIQPQGQRLLVGDSLQLECGAVGRPIPRYQWHRNGVPLHFPEASKRRLTIPYLLLEHHGKYRCEICINNERTWTNEVDVLVDDVFAFGAGVNELILNSNQEPPYATDKVALLIGNLSYRNHPQLKAPMVDVYDLTNLLRQLNFKVVSLLDLTESEMRNAVDEFLLLLHKGVYGLLYYAGHGYENYGNSFMVPVDAPNPYHSANCLCVQSILKLMQEKETGLNVFLLDMCRKRNIHDDTTPNIPLRVTANIVFGYATCQDAEAFELSSSGFTNGVFVKFLKKRLLEDEKITVLLDRVAEDMGQFDATKGKQALEIRSSLSERRALTDPVLPGDSSDMALAHNRQWAKAHELPESMSLDFDCGAQIKLGFAAEFSNVLVIYTHIVKKPEDMFFCQAHVTNFSPDLDVDPKEMNRETPEETGIYLLSSSLPQHCLYTRLSSLQKLRDPLGFTVCLQGSFKAMDELVDWTTDVNIGKPLIARLDLYRTMRRNSCLQTCPMPHSPCHSPRAEHLHHHPQDLLSPHCSSPYLDVCEPLQGAVGGSGCVSSTLYDNCSFSRYGCTSSDSPGRASIPIETTDDINELQTVFINSLQFNHQ comes from the exons ATGTCGGATTCATCTGACCGGTCTTTAAACTTACATTTTCTGAAAGAACCTGTCTTGAGGAAACTGTGTGAGGTTCTGGATAAAACCAACAGTAAAGGATGGCGTAAACTCGGGGAGATGGTCGGCAATGACCGGCGTTTTAGGGTGAG TTCAGATGAGATGGAGATGTGCTCTCTGAAGGTGTTGGAGCTGGAGGGCAGCCCCAGCCGCGTGCTGCTCAGGCTCATGGGAGACAGAGGGTGCACACTGGGCCATCTGGTAGACTTACTACAAACCATGGGCCATACAGAGGCCCTACAGTGTGTCAAACCACCAG GTATCCAGATCCTCATTCAGCCCCAATCTGTGGCTATAATAGTGGGACACAACCTGCGACTCAGCTGTTATGCTGTGGGAAAGGCTGGTGTTCAATTCCAGTGGTTCAAAACCAAGGAGGAG GTACACAACAGTTCTTCTCCAGACCTGGTGATTAGCCCAGTCCAACTGACAGACGCAGGCTTCTACATCTGCAGGGTTAATTGTGGAGACTCCTTTGAGTTCAGCCAGTGGGCTCAGGTGGATGTCCTGAATGTTGCAACATCTTATG GGTTGGGGTCCCACTCGTTAGAGGGCAGGCTGAAGGTGGTGATCCAGCCCCAGGGccagagactgctggtgggggactcTCTGCAGCTGGAGTGTGGGGCGGTAGGGAGGCCTATCCCCCGCTACCAGTGGCACAGGAACGGGGTGCCCCTTCACTTTCCAGAGGCCTCCAAGAGGAGACTCACG ATTCCGTATCTGCTGCTGGAACATCATGGAAAGTATCGCTGTGAGATTTGTATTAACAACGAAAGGACGTGGACGAATGAAGTAGACGTTCTAGTGG ATGATGTTTTTGCTTTTGGAGCTG GTGTCAATGAACTAATCCTGAACAGCAATCAAGAACCACCTTATG CGACGGATAAAGTGGCCCTGCTAATCGGGAACCTCTCGTACCGGAACCACCCCCAGCTCAAGGCGCCAATGGTAGATGTGTATGATCTCACCAACCTCCTGCGCCAGCTCAACTTCAAGGTAGTATCGCTGCTGGATCTCACCGAGTCAGAGATGCGCAACGCCGTGGACGAGTTTCTGCTCTTACTTCACAAGGGTGTCTATG GTTTGCTGTACTATGCTGGACATGGTTATGAGAACTATGGCAACAGCTTCATGGTACCGGTGGATGCTCCAAACCCCTACCACTCAGCCAACTGCCTGTGTGTGCAGAGCATCCTCAAACTGATGCAGGAGAAGGAGACAGGCCTGAATGTGTTCCTGCTGGATATGTGCAGGAAGCG AAATATTCATGATGATACAACCCCGAACATACCATTGAGGGTCACAGCTAACATTGTCTTTGGATATGCAAC CTGCCAAGATGCAGAAGCGTTTGAGCTGAGCTCTAGTGGATTCACTAACGGTGTCTTCGTCAAGTTTCTGAAGAAACGTCTTCTGGAGGATGAGAAGATCACTGTGTTGCTGGACAGAGTGGCTGAGG ACATGGGCCAGTTCGATGCCACTAAGGGGAAGCAGGCTCTGGAGATCCGCAGCAGCCTATCAGAGAGGAGGGCTCTGACTGACCCTGTACTGCCTGGTGACAGCTCTGACATGGCCCTGGCTCACAACCGTCAGTGGGCCAAGGCTCACG AACTGCCTGAGAGTATGTCTCTGGACTTTGACTGTGGGGCTCAGATCAAGCTGGGCTTCGCTGCAGAGTTCTCCAACGTGCTGGTCATTTATACCCACATCGTGAAGAAACCAGAGGACATGTTCTTCTGCCAGGCTCACGTCACCAACTTCTCCCCG GACCTTGACGTTGACCCCAAAGAGATGAACAGGGAGACACCAGAGGAGACTGGCATCTACCTGCTCTCCAGCAGTCTTCCCCAGCACTGCCTGTACACACGCCTCAGCTCTCTACAGAAGCTCAGG GATCCGCTGGGGTTTACAGTTTGTCTACAGGGCTCTTTCAAGGCCATGGATGAGCTGGTGGACTGGACCACTGACGTCAACATCGGCAAGCCCCTGATCGCCAGACTAGACCTGTACCGCACCATGAGGAGGAACAGCTGCCTGCAGACCTGCCCCATGCCCCACAGCCCCTGCCATAGCCCCAGAGCCgagcacctccaccaccacccccaagACCTTCTCTCCCCACACTGCTCCAGCCCTTACCTGGATGTGTGCGAGCCTTTACAGGGAGCTGTGGGAGGCTCAGGTTGTGTGAGCTCCACTCTGTATGACAACTGTAGCTTCTCTCGCTATGGCTGTACTAGTAGTGACTCCCCTGGAAGAGCCAGCATTCCCATAGAGACCACGGATGACATAAATGAGCTGCAGACAGTCTTCATTAATAGCCTGCAGTTTAACCACCAGTGA
- the malt1 gene encoding mucosa-associated lymphoid tissue lymphoma translocation protein 1 isoform X3, which translates to MTGVLGSDEMEMCSLKVLELEGSPSRVLLRLMGDRGCTLGHLVDLLQTMGHTEALQCVKPPGIQILIQPQSVAIIVGHNLRLSCYAVGKAGVQFQWFKTKEEVHNSSSPDLVISPVQLTDAGFYICRVNCGDSFEFSQWAQVDVLNVATSYGLGSHSLEGRLKVVIQPQGQRLLVGDSLQLECGAVGRPIPRYQWHRNGVPLHFPEASKRRLTIPYLLLEHHGKYRCEICINNERTWTNEVDVLVGPRISVQFSGAMECSEDDVFAFGAGVNELILNSNQEPPYATDKVALLIGNLSYRNHPQLKAPMVDVYDLTNLLRQLNFKVVSLLDLTESEMRNAVDEFLLLLHKGVYGLLYYAGHGYENYGNSFMVPVDAPNPYHSANCLCVQSILKLMQEKETGLNVFLLDMCRKRNIHDDTTPNIPLRVTANIVFGYATCQDAEAFELSSSGFTNGVFVKFLKKRLLEDEKITVLLDRVAEDMGQFDATKGKQALEIRSSLSERRALTDPVLPGDSSDMALAHNRQWAKAHELPESMSLDFDCGAQIKLGFAAEFSNVLVIYTHIVKKPEDMFFCQAHVTNFSPDLDVDPKEMNRETPEETGIYLLSSSLPQHCLYTRLSSLQKLRDPLGFTVCLQGSFKAMDELVDWTTDVNIGKPLIARLDLYRTMRRNSCLQTCPMPHSPCHSPRAEHLHHHPQDLLSPHCSSPYLDVCEPLQGAVGGSGCVSSTLYDNCSFSRYGCTSSDSPGRASIPIETTDDINELQTVFINSLQFNHQ; encoded by the exons ATGACCGGCGTTTTAGG TTCAGATGAGATGGAGATGTGCTCTCTGAAGGTGTTGGAGCTGGAGGGCAGCCCCAGCCGCGTGCTGCTCAGGCTCATGGGAGACAGAGGGTGCACACTGGGCCATCTGGTAGACTTACTACAAACCATGGGCCATACAGAGGCCCTACAGTGTGTCAAACCACCAG GTATCCAGATCCTCATTCAGCCCCAATCTGTGGCTATAATAGTGGGACACAACCTGCGACTCAGCTGTTATGCTGTGGGAAAGGCTGGTGTTCAATTCCAGTGGTTCAAAACCAAGGAGGAG GTACACAACAGTTCTTCTCCAGACCTGGTGATTAGCCCAGTCCAACTGACAGACGCAGGCTTCTACATCTGCAGGGTTAATTGTGGAGACTCCTTTGAGTTCAGCCAGTGGGCTCAGGTGGATGTCCTGAATGTTGCAACATCTTATG GGTTGGGGTCCCACTCGTTAGAGGGCAGGCTGAAGGTGGTGATCCAGCCCCAGGGccagagactgctggtgggggactcTCTGCAGCTGGAGTGTGGGGCGGTAGGGAGGCCTATCCCCCGCTACCAGTGGCACAGGAACGGGGTGCCCCTTCACTTTCCAGAGGCCTCCAAGAGGAGACTCACG ATTCCGTATCTGCTGCTGGAACATCATGGAAAGTATCGCTGTGAGATTTGTATTAACAACGAAAGGACGTGGACGAATGAAGTAGACGTTCTAGTGG GACCAAGGATATCTGTCCAGTTTTCAGGGGCAATGGAGTGTTCTGAAG ATGATGTTTTTGCTTTTGGAGCTG GTGTCAATGAACTAATCCTGAACAGCAATCAAGAACCACCTTATG CGACGGATAAAGTGGCCCTGCTAATCGGGAACCTCTCGTACCGGAACCACCCCCAGCTCAAGGCGCCAATGGTAGATGTGTATGATCTCACCAACCTCCTGCGCCAGCTCAACTTCAAGGTAGTATCGCTGCTGGATCTCACCGAGTCAGAGATGCGCAACGCCGTGGACGAGTTTCTGCTCTTACTTCACAAGGGTGTCTATG GTTTGCTGTACTATGCTGGACATGGTTATGAGAACTATGGCAACAGCTTCATGGTACCGGTGGATGCTCCAAACCCCTACCACTCAGCCAACTGCCTGTGTGTGCAGAGCATCCTCAAACTGATGCAGGAGAAGGAGACAGGCCTGAATGTGTTCCTGCTGGATATGTGCAGGAAGCG AAATATTCATGATGATACAACCCCGAACATACCATTGAGGGTCACAGCTAACATTGTCTTTGGATATGCAAC CTGCCAAGATGCAGAAGCGTTTGAGCTGAGCTCTAGTGGATTCACTAACGGTGTCTTCGTCAAGTTTCTGAAGAAACGTCTTCTGGAGGATGAGAAGATCACTGTGTTGCTGGACAGAGTGGCTGAGG ACATGGGCCAGTTCGATGCCACTAAGGGGAAGCAGGCTCTGGAGATCCGCAGCAGCCTATCAGAGAGGAGGGCTCTGACTGACCCTGTACTGCCTGGTGACAGCTCTGACATGGCCCTGGCTCACAACCGTCAGTGGGCCAAGGCTCACG AACTGCCTGAGAGTATGTCTCTGGACTTTGACTGTGGGGCTCAGATCAAGCTGGGCTTCGCTGCAGAGTTCTCCAACGTGCTGGTCATTTATACCCACATCGTGAAGAAACCAGAGGACATGTTCTTCTGCCAGGCTCACGTCACCAACTTCTCCCCG GACCTTGACGTTGACCCCAAAGAGATGAACAGGGAGACACCAGAGGAGACTGGCATCTACCTGCTCTCCAGCAGTCTTCCCCAGCACTGCCTGTACACACGCCTCAGCTCTCTACAGAAGCTCAGG GATCCGCTGGGGTTTACAGTTTGTCTACAGGGCTCTTTCAAGGCCATGGATGAGCTGGTGGACTGGACCACTGACGTCAACATCGGCAAGCCCCTGATCGCCAGACTAGACCTGTACCGCACCATGAGGAGGAACAGCTGCCTGCAGACCTGCCCCATGCCCCACAGCCCCTGCCATAGCCCCAGAGCCgagcacctccaccaccacccccaagACCTTCTCTCCCCACACTGCTCCAGCCCTTACCTGGATGTGTGCGAGCCTTTACAGGGAGCTGTGGGAGGCTCAGGTTGTGTGAGCTCCACTCTGTATGACAACTGTAGCTTCTCTCGCTATGGCTGTACTAGTAGTGACTCCCCTGGAAGAGCCAGCATTCCCATAGAGACCACGGATGACATAAATGAGCTGCAGACAGTCTTCATTAATAGCCTGCAGTTTAACCACCAGTGA